Genomic window (Capsicum annuum cultivar UCD-10X-F1 chromosome 10, UCD10Xv1.1, whole genome shotgun sequence):
TTTCTTGCTGGAGCTGAAGGCGGTGGAATGTTACCAATCGATGGCCAAGAAAGTCGAGCAAAGAAGGATGCAATAAACTCTGGGAACTAAAAGAAAGAGAACTGATGCAAATTAGATTCTTCATAAAACGTCATGGATGATTGTGTTTGATAAAAGGTCCAATATTGGCATCTCAAGCAAGAAAATATTTGGAGAATGTCATTTCAAAACATAGTCAAATTGGCAATTCTGACAGCTGTGGCCAGAGTTATCTACTTCTAAGAAGCTTATCTACTTGTTTCTACATTGCATTATTACCTTCAACAGGAAAGAATGAAAGAAGCTGtcaagatttttaaaaaaacaatcgGAAGCATTAGCTTTGCCTTCCAGCAATAGCATTCAGCCTATAAATCTGACCACTTGGTGAGAAATGGTGCCTAGCTATTTCTTGTGGTCATTCAGAAGTCAGAACAAGGGTTATTCCCATCAACTCAGGTAGAAGGTGCATGTCCCAACTACATGAAATTCAAGTACAAAAAAGCAATGATAGCAGCAATATTCTATTTGTGTGCGTGCAAGACTAAGTCAACTTCTCCAGGCATATAATAACAGAGAAGTGATAAGTatcacataaatacataatacccattaaatcataataactatgtTAAGAGAATGCTAACTATGAGACACAGAGAATTTTGAAGGACAAGAACAGGGAAAACCTTCACTCTCCTAATGCGGAAGACGTTCAAACGATACAAGCAACCTGCAATTATTCCACAGAGCCCAGGTACAATAGATCTTTTCCAGGATGAGAAAAGAAGCTGCAAGATAAATTATCAAGTAAACATTGATGAGATGAAACTCAATCTAGGGATTTAATTACAAGCCATGATAAAGGTACACTATACCTGTAGACCAGCTAAATAAATAAAACTCTTGTCAGAGAAATGGAGACTGAATATGCGGAACCGGGTAGAAACCGGAATGTCGAGATAAAAGGGcacaaatgaagaaaaaattagtCCGTAGGGCCCAGACAGGATACTCAAGGAAGGAtctgaaaatgaaaaattaaaatatatcaatagcTAAGAACCCATTTTTCAAATTAAAGAGTAGCAATAAGAAGGCCTCATGCAATAATATTTTGCCAAAGTAAAACGCAAATTGCATTGAAGTTACCTATAATAATGGAAACTACGACACTGCGAGCAAAATTGGAACAATGTAAACCAAAGACAGTCTTCACCAAAAAAGAGCAGAATCAAACTAAGTTGATTATTTTGGTATGGCATCATCTCAATTGGGTCGAGTATCGACCTGGGCCCAGGCAGGCTAAGGAACAGGGGAGTGTGGCCCGGCGGCATGGGCGGGGCCGtctgggtggtcaaacgggcgaaacggcgctaATGGGCTgttttcggaccaaatcggtgtgctacaaccCACGGTTCTGGGGTGTGCCCGGGCGTGTTTCGAACTGAAAATCGACCTGGGGCTTCAGGAAGTCTGAGGAGCAGGGGAGTGTGGCCCGGCGACGTGGACGGGGCCGTAGggctattttcgggccaaatcggtgtgctatagcccgcggttcTGGGGTTGTGCCCGGGGCCCGGGCGTATTTTGGATTGAAAATCGACCTGGGGCTCCCAGACAGGCTGAGGAGCAGGGGAGTGTGGCCCGGCGACGTGGGCGGGGCCGTCTAGGTtggcaaacgggcgaaacagcgcgaatggaccgttttcaggccaaatcggtgtgctataaccgtTCCTGAAAACTTGAGGTGAAAGATGCcttataaattaaatgatgaatgaAGATTTGGCACCTAAAAACTTAAGATTTCCAGTTTCCAGCTGTTATTGCCAATTCCTACTCCTTCATGTTGCTCTCGATTATGCACATCATACTTCTCAAAGACCAACTTTTTAGTCAGCTCTCTAAATTCAGAGCAGGTTCTGATGATACAATAACAAGCCAACTGAATGACCTACAAAACTGCATCAAATACGTCTAGATTTGACTCAGAACATCAACTAGCATACAAGGTTCTGATATTTCCCTAGACGAAGTACTAGATACTAGCTAATGCACACTGCTGTCAAAGGTGCGCTTAAGTGATGCGAGGCTCAaaacatgttgagcacttagtcTCACTTAATGTGCTCCTTAGTGTTGTCATCAAGGCGCTAAGACACACTTTTCCTTGTTAATGAGTGTTTCCTGTAGAGGCTATACAAAACATTGATATCTCATTGTACCATTCCTTTTTTTCAGTTTCGATGTCCATAGAAATATTTTGCTATTCATAATGCGCGAAAGTTAATTAGAGAAGCGCCAAGGTGAAGAACCCAGTAAGAAACTCTCAACTCtttctaaatatttatttctaagcaCAATCACCTATAGGAAGGCTTAGAAAATTCCAAAAGAAATACCATATCTGATGATTAGAAATGTCCATACCTTTAATAAGTTGCAGAGCAAGAACCTCAAGCAATAAAGAGACTAAAAAAGAGAACAGCAGGAAAACCTGCAGAACAAGAGATAGAAAAGTAAAGTACACtgtggaaaaaaaaaaacaggtgGAAAAGAGTGTCTACTGTGACTTTTATTATTTGCCTATTAGTTGATTTAACACCTGCTGCTTTTATTATTTGTCCATTAGTTTATTAAGCAAATTGAAGCGCCAGTAACTTATCCTAGAAAAGTACTACCCTAATAAGCACTTACAGAATATTTGTTCGAACCGATTTGCCTCTCGAAGACACGGAAGTAGTACAGCAGATATAATCCGAATATTAGCTCAGGGGTAGATGAAAAAGTAAAAACAGATATGATCAGCTTCCAGATTTGAAGCTTCTGGAAGATATCCTGGAACAAGCAAAAGGATATATCAGTTGGCAGTTCTACTATATTATTACAGGGAATACTACTGAAACCGTGAGGTCATACCTCAGAAGacagtaaaagaaaaaaaatcctctAAATACCAAATTGTATATTAGGAGAAAAAGAGCCCAATATGTTATAAATTTCAAAAACTCAGAATGGATTTGTGAGATGAAAACACATATTTAGGATATAAGAAAATCTTATATTTCCTCGTTTAAACTTTTCTAATTAGGTtttactatttaattatttcCATAGGAGTAGTATTCGGATCTCATGGGATAGGGTGTTCAAAATTTTCCCTATACATAGGgttgaattttgttctttttagataacaacaaaattattatcaatattattGAGAGTTCTTTTCTTTACACCTTTGTGTATTGTCTAATTCGGATTTATCTTACAACCTtacaagaaaattttcttttaagagGTAAGATTATTCTAATTTAAGGTAAATTAAAGAAGGTAAttagttttacatttattattGTCTCTAATTTCTTCTAATAGGGGTCTAGATACTATGTCATCTAGATTCTTGTTGACTCGATTAGTATTATAATTAGTTTTAGTCCGTTAATGTAAATACTAAGATCAGATAGGGTTCTTAGCCTATCtttgagattcttgaatttcttctatCTTTATCTTTTTGTCTTCAAATTCTGTTTTTAGCTTCCGcgtgttattttttatattttcatattcatggagTGCTAACCTCTGTGTTATCAATATGACATTGGTATGACCACTTTACAAGGATCCCTCAATTTACACCAAAAGCCTATGACAAATTGAATGTGAGCTTGTTAGATCCACAGACAAACCTGTACTAAAACTTGATAGAAGTGACACAGTACACATGGATTCAAATTAGCTAGTTGTATC
Coding sequences:
- the LOC107843774 gene encoding rhomboid-like protein 20 isoform X1, giving the protein MNVGPSGFNNAPVTRALVIACTLFTIIFGVRGRGNQLGWSYQDIFQKLQIWKLIISVFTFSSTPELIFGLYLLYYFRVFERQIGSNKYSVFLLFSFLVSLLLEVLALQLIKDPSLSILSGPYGLIFSSFVPFYLDIPVSTRFRIFSLHFSDKSFIYLAGLQLLFSSWKRSIVPGLCGIIAGCLYRLNVFRIRRVKFPEFIASFFARLSWPSIGNIPPPSAPARNAPGNVPVFAGRQMEANYPAPVLSAPEPPEDAIAMLVSMGFDRSSARQALIHSRNDVNIATNVLLESQSH
- the LOC107843774 gene encoding rhomboid-like protein 20 isoform X2, translated to MNVGPSGFNNAPVTRALVIACTLFTIIFGVRGRGNQLGWSYQDIFQKLQIWKLIISVFTFSSTPELIFGLYLLYYFRVFERQIGSNKYSVFLLFSFLVSLLLEVLALQLIKDPSLSILSGPYGLIFSSFVPFYLDIPVSTRFRIFSLHFSDKSFIYLAGLQLLFSSWKRSIVPGLCGIIAGCLYRLNVFRIRRVKFPEFIASFFARLSWPSIGNIPPPSAPARNAPGNVPVFAGRQMELFRHISGELPSSSFIRPGATRRCYCYAGVDGL